A single genomic interval of Coccidioides posadasii str. Silveira chromosome 1, complete sequence harbors:
- a CDS encoding uncharacterized protein (EggNog:ENOG410PYM5~TransMembrane:4 (i28-50o70-91i103-122o164-189i)) — protein MMNWPLLSKAQDSRSSQDSRDPRWETDLYGRFAAGIFSVISISLFAAAVPRWDSGLVEATGSTLGKWQDIIPIVMLGFSFLFNVTNIVYTTYLFESLHRIARLVGDALICASFVPAIFFAIWHANFRVWRPAVTDGLAVIICTEENKFARECFPNLYEIGSLELGAVVFSGVVWLVHLMLFLYTIYAIYAPEPKQKCRPRFHDHYYCHNRHHKQRHGGHRRHRHRRRRQEKKERIFVRLDDCEYGVKGDFYTPYHQIVEEVRYPGSAMS, from the exons ATGATGAACTGGCCACTGCTTTCAAAGGCCCAGGATTCTCGCTCTTCGCAAGATAGCAGAGATCCCCGCTGGGAGACGGATCTCTATGGCAGATTTGCAGCTGGTATATTTTCAGTAATTTCTATCTCCTTGTTCGCCGCCGCCGTGCCGCGTTGGGATTCGGGCTTGGTGGAAGCGACGGGCTCGACATTGGGTAAATGGCAGGATATTATACCGATTGTGATG CTTGGCTTTTCATTTTTGTTTAATGTGACCAACATAGTGTACACCACATACCTCTTCGAATCTCTCCACCGGATTGCGAGACTAGTCGGGGATGCCCTCATTTGCGCCTCCTTCGTGCCCGCAATCTTTTTCGCAATATGGCACGCCAACTTTCGGGTTTGGAGACCCGCTGTAACAGATGGGTTGGCGGTCATCATCTGCACCGAAGAAAACAAGTTTGCACGAGAATGCTTTCCTAATTTGTATGAAATTGGATCTCTGGAGCTCGGTGCTGTGGTGTTTTCCGGTGTTGTATG GTTGGTGCACTTGATGCTGTTTCTTTACACTATATATGCGATCTATGCTCCTGAGCCGAAACAAAAGTGTCGTCCACGTTTCCACGATCATTATTATTGCCACAATAGGCATCACAAGCAACGGCATGGTGGTCACCGTCGCCATAGACACCGTCGACGCCggcaagaaaagaaagagcgAATTTTTGTTCGACTGGATGACTGTGAGTATGGTGTCAAGGGGGATTTCTACACGCCATATCATCAAATAGTTGAGGAAGTGCGATATCCGGGGTCAGCGATGAGCTAA
- the MCD1 gene encoding sister chromatid cohesion protein 1 (EggNog:ENOG410PG96~COG:D~BUSCO:3738at33183), protein MFYSETLLSKTGPLARVWLSANLERKLSKAHILQSDIESSVNAIVDQGQAPMALRLSGQLLLGVVRIYSRKTRYLLDDCNEALMKIKMAFRLTNNNDLPATVPLPPGGITLPDVLTESDLFMNLDTSILFSQPLQLEQHDKRPMSSLGWSSQLLPDSSSPEKARAVERPHLEDDTGLVLDLGEDEDIPLGHDTSIEIGREAPAARPVGEDLFSEEPQLFNDDLDLDLGMDAAPLHKFGGNDTRLAQEEIDKAVQQEEDVAMGGMGELDVPIAEDTTIMPDQESELLRDSQSPLSSARSSVVRDLEDPFMSEDAVTARQQQRAKRRKLIKPDNETFFSATKIKLQQDDRTKILKPESFLSFLPRDPVLLTLMTMQEKGQFATSVMGGSGVYSWAPELRNMLSIDSVRQAGQLKRKRDSGVSDMDIDGGEKAPRLELEEDEGIVHLDEAVGLGCESSSVLNATEVHLPVEDEAQPRPVGEGWSEEEGIGHRDEYEDGDTTIQPIDSGPISLGTKHAVHILRDQFGAPPSADTPSQSRGKSVLFQDLLPEKQTSKSDATKMFFEVLVLATKDAVKVEQSSNTIGGRLRIKGKQALWGSWAETEAGGEIASQEAEIAA, encoded by the exons ATGTTCTATTCCGAAACTCTTCTGTCCAAAACTGGGCCGCTGGCTCGCGTATGGCTTTCCGCCAACCTCGAGCGCAAACTATCCAAGGCCCACATCCTCCAGTCTGACATCGAAAGCAGTGTCAATGCCATTGTAGATCAAGGCCAAGCCCCCATGGCTTTGCGACTGAGCGGCCAGCTACTATTAGGCGTTGTTCGAATCTACAGTCGCAAAACCAGGTACCTTCTCGACGATTGCAATGAAGCATTGATGAAAATTAAAATG GCATTCCGCCTAACGAACAACAATGACCTTCCAGCCACCGTTCCATTGCCCCCAGGCGGTATCACCCTGCCTGATGTTTTGACTGAGTCTGACTTGTTTATGAACCTGGACACCTCCATTTTGTTTTCGCAGCCATTACAGCTCGAGCAACATGACAAAAGACCCATGTCTTCTCTTGGTTGGTCGAGTCAACTGCTCCCCGACAGCAGCTCGCCGGAAAAAGCTCGAGCTGTCGAGAGACCTCATTTGGAAGATGATACTGGCCTTGTCCTCGATTTAGGTGAAGACGAAGATATTCCTCTCGGCCACGATACTAGCATCGAAATTGGCAGAGAGGCTCCCGCCGCGCGTCCCGTCGGCGAAGACTTGTTTAGCGAAGAACCTCAATTGTTCAACGATGACTTGGATCTTGACCTTGGGATGGATGCTGCTCCGCTCCATAAATTTGGTGGTAACGATACTCGACTTGCGCAAGAGGAAATAGACAAGGCCGTGCAACAGGAAGAAGATGTGGCAATGGGTGGGATGGGCGAACTGGATGTCCCCATTGCAGAGGACACCACTATTATGCCAGACCAGGAAAGCGAGCTTTTGCGGGATTCACAGTCTCCTCTTTCATCTGCGCGCTCAAGTGTGGTTCGGGACTTGGAGGATCCTTTCATGAGTGAAGATGCTGTTACGGCGCGACAGCAGCAGAGAGCCAAACGGAGAAAACTAATCAAACCTGATAATGAGACGTTCTTCTCGGCAACCAAGATTAAGCTGCAGCAGGATGATCGCACCAAGATTCTAAAGCCAGAATCATTCCTCTCATTCCTTCCGCGTGATCCCGTCCTTCTCACCTTAATGACCATGCAGGAAAAGGGACAATTCGCAACGAGCGTCATGGGAGGCAGCGGTGTATACAGCTGGGCTCCAGAACTAAGAAATATGTTGTCAATAGATTCCGTGCGACAAGCTGGTCAGCTAAAGCGAAAGAGGGACAGCGGAGTTTCCGACATGGATATTGACGGAGGAGAGAAAGCTCCACGTCTCGAATtagaagaagacgaaggcATAGTGCACCTTGACGAAGCAGTCGGTCTTGGATGCGAATCATCGAGCGTACTTAATGCCACGGAGGTTCATCTTCCCGTGGAGGATGAAGCGCAACCTCGTCCGGTGGGTGAAGGGTGGAGTGAGGAAGAAGGAATCGGTCACAGGGACGAATACGAAGATGGAGATACGACTATCCAGCCCATTGACAGTGGCCCAATCTCCCTAGGAACCAAGCACGCTGTCCATATCCTCCGCGATCAATTCGGTGCCCCACCCTCCGCCGATACTCCATCGCAATCAAGGGGGAAGAGTGTTCTCTTCCAAGACCTTCTGCCCGAGAAACAAACAAGCAAGAGCGATGCGACAAAGATGTTTTTTGAAGTTCTCGTTCTGGCTACCAAGGACGCCGTTAAGGTTGAGCAAAGCAGCAACACCATCGGTGGACGTCTAAGGATTAAGGGCAAGCAAGCTCTATGGGGATCCTGGGCCGAAACAGAAGCTGGCGGCGAAATTGCGTCCCAGGAAGCGGAGATTGCCGCTTAA
- a CDS encoding uncharacterized protein (EggNog:ENOG410Q5B4) produces MPDPPPSGGPRTGISSKAATRRGGAGAEPTPATNVDHDGGPHSHQLDASQSEAVQESARRHHGHSETRWASKFASLQDQKKHGEEMHGYEGGHPVPKERSFAEQKPGSKSLAGQFMEKFR; encoded by the exons ATGCCCGATCCACCACCCTCAGGCGGTCCCAGAACTGGAATCTCATCCAAGGCCGCCACCCGTCGCGGCGGTGCCGGCGCTGAGCCCACTCCCGCCACAAACGTAGATCACGACGGTGGTCCCCATTCACACCAGCTCGACGCATCCCAATCCGAGGCCGTGCAAGAGAGTGCCAGGCGACATCATGGACACAGTGAGACGAGGTGGGCATCAAAATTTGCATCGCTGCAAGATCAGAAAAAACACGGTGAGGAGATGCATGGGTACGAGGGCGGTCATCCGGTGCCAAAGGAGCGTTCGTTTGCGGAGCAAAAGCCTGGCAGCAAGAGTCTAGCGGGACAGTTTATGGAGAA ATTTAGATGA
- a CDS encoding uncharacterized protein (EggNog:ENOG410PHC0~COG:G~TransMembrane:12 (i109-129o141-165i177-199o205-224i236-257o263-285i334-360o380-404i425-446o452-477i489-508o514-533i)) translates to MSGTEADTSGTTNANSLSSTEKERRYGPIRQSQDTGRISALVRQSTSRSLERSTSLGDGYTHPHVDNDRLQDVEDEEKLEQQRAVDFVVGWDGPNDPDNPRNMTYARKWLIVIILAMGSLCVTCASSMYTMTYSQLTEEFGVSRLVATLGLSTFILGLGTGPLFLAPLSEFFGRRIIYIISFSCFVVWLVPCAVAQNIATMVISRFFNGLSGSAFLSVAGGTVGDIFDRRQLAAPMMVYTASPFMGPEIGPLIGGFICQYTTWRWVFYLLLIWAGAIAIALILLVPETYHPVLLRRKAINRRKETGDNRWKAPIEKLGRSLVHTVLRSIYRPMLLLIFEPMCLNLCIFSAILLGILYLFFGAFQLVFSTIYGFELWQIGLSFLGLMIGMAIATASDPIWSRYYARLIRNRAQVVGKEEFEPEWRLPPAIAGAPLVTIGLFIFAWTIFPNVHWIAPIIGSLIFGIGTILVYSGIFTFLVESYPLYAASALAANSFLRSSFAGAFPLFGIQMYHKLGYNWATSLLAFLTLVMAPFP, encoded by the exons ATGTCGGGAACAGAAGCTGATACTTCCGGTACAACCAATGCAAATAGCCTGAGCAGCACCGAAAAGGAGAGACGGTATGGACCCATCCGACAGTCGCAAGATACTGGTCGCATCTCGGCATTAGTACGCCAAAGCACCTCTAGGTCATTGGAAAGATCGACATCGTTAGGAGACGGATACACACACCCCCATGTTGACAATGACAGGTTACAGGATGTCGAGGATGAAGAGAAGTTGGAACAGCAACGAGCAGTGGATTTCGTGGTTGGGTGGGATGGCCCGAATGACCCTGATAATCCGCGAAATATGACCTACGCGCGGAAGTGGCTAATTGTAATCATCCTGGCCATGGGTTCGCTTTGCGT GACGTGTGCCTCTTCCATGTATACAATGACATACTCGCAACTGACCGAAGAATTTGGTGTTTCGCGGCTTGTTGCTACATTGGGGTTGTCCACTTTTATCCTGGGCCTTG GGACTGGGCCTCTTTTCCTTGCTCCGTTGTCGGAG TTTTTTGGGAGACGCATAATTTACATTATCTCTTTTTCCTGCTTCGTGGTCTGGCTGGTTCCATGCGCAGTGGCACAGAACATTGCAACGATGGTCATCTCGAGGTTTTTCAATGGCTTGTCTGGAAGCGCCTTCTTAAGTGTGGCTGGTGGAACCGTTGGCGATATATTTGATCGGCGTCAGCTTGCAGCGCCGATGATGGTATATACAGCAAGTCCTTTCATGGGTCCGGAAATTGGTCCTTT GATTGGTGGCTTTATCTGCCAGTATACTACATG GCGCTGGGTCTTTTACCTCTTGCTCATATGGGCTGGAGCGATTGCAATTGCCCTCATCCTGCTTGTCCCAGAGACTTACCATCCCGTCCTGCTTCGACGCAAAGCTATAAATCGCAGAAAGGAGACCGGAGACAACAGATGGAAGGCACCTATCGAGAAATTAGGCCGTTCCTTGGTCCATACTGTGCTCCGCTCCATATACAGGCCCATGCTGCTACTGATATTCGAGCCGATGTGCCTAAACCTCTGTATTTTCTCTGCGATCCTGCTCGGAATATTGTATCTCTTCTTCGGGGCTTTCCAGCTTGTGTTTTCGACCATTTACGGGTTTGAGCTCTGGCAAATCGGGCTGAGTTTCTTGGGACTAATGATAGGAATGGCGATTGCAACCGCAAGTGACCCGATATGGTCGAGATATTATGCACGTCTCATTCGCAATAGAGCCCAAGTTGTGGGAAAGGAAGAGTTCGAACCGGAGTGGAGATTACCACCTG CGATTGCTGGAGCTCCATTGGTTACAATTGGACTATTTATCTTTGCTTGGACAATATTCCCAAATGTTCACTGGATTGCACCGATAATAGGGAGCTTAATCTTCGGAATAGG AACAATCCTCGTCTACTCTGGTATTTTCACATTCCTTGTGGAATCGTACCCCCTGTACGCTGCGAGCGCCTTAGCCGCCAATAGCTTTTTGCGCTCAAGCTTTGCGGGTGCATTTCCTCTATTCGGAATTCAAA TGTACCACAAGCTCGGGTACAACTGGGCAACCAGTCTCCTGGCATTCTTGACCCTTGTCATGGCTCCATTCCCGTAA